The Daucus carota subsp. sativus chromosome 7, DH1 v3.0, whole genome shotgun sequence genome window below encodes:
- the LOC108193341 gene encoding UDP-glycosyltransferase 83A1-like, producing MELQQHVLVVPCPAQGHVTPLIKLAYNLAYHGIKVTFANSEYIEAKVLAVISDVDREQCPITLVAYSDGLDSHPEQRYGQGLMDGLKKYMPANLEKLIKQINHSDNKEPLTCVIADLTVGWSLEVARKMGLKQVAVWPAGPGCLALALRIPKLIKEGVIDEYGSAIQDELICISEEIPGLKSSELTWNRSGDSAGQKFLFDIALATKQAAESASIILCNTCDEIDSSSCALVPNILPIGPLPAMKNLNPSIGTFSSQDSSCLSWLDKQPSNSVIYIAFGSTALFSQKQFDEIALGLELSGQLFLWVVRSNIVNRSSAEFPDGFLERTSSRGKIVEWAPQEKVLAHTSVSCFVSHCGWNSTMEGVSHGQPFLCWPYFWDQFQNKSYICDAWKVGLELKYDEDGIISRHEIKTKIDQLLTDDGIKANALKLMGDARKSVNEGGSSYQNFESLIKYLKA from the exons ATGGAGTTGCAGCAGCATGTATTGGTCGTGCCATGCCCGGCACAAGGCCATGTCACGCCGCTCATCAAACTGGCGTACAACTTGGCTTATCACGGGATCAAGGTCACATTTGCCAATTCTGAATACATTGAAGCAAAGGTTCTTGCTGTGATATCTGATGTAGACAGAGAACAATGTCCAATAACACTAGTCGCCTACTCAGACGGATTGGACTCACACCCTGAACAAAGATACGGACAAGGGTTGATGGATGGCCTTAAGAAATACATGCCAGCCAATCTGGAAAAGTTGATCAAGCAGATCAATCACTCGGATAACAAGGAGCCACTTACTTGTGTCATAGCTGATCTGACAGTCGGATGGTCACTAGAAGTTGCCAGGAAAATGGGGCTTAAACAGGTTGCAGTTTGGCCTGCAGGACCTGGTTGTTTGGCCTTGGCACTTCGTATCCCAAAACTTATAAAAGAAGGAGTCATAGATGAATATG GTTCAGCAATTCAAGATGAGCTCATCTGTATATCAGAAGAAATTCCTGGGCTGAAAAGCAGCGAGCTCACTTGGAACCGTTCTGGTGATTCAGCTGGACAGAAATTTCTATTTGACATTGCTCTAGCTACCAAACAGGCTGCTGAAAGTGCTAGCATCATTCTATGCAACACCTGTGATGAAATTGACTCATCCTCCTGTGCCTTGGTTCCTAACATCCTTCCAATCGGTCCACTACCTGCGATGAAAAACTTAAATCCTTCAATTGGAACTTTTTCGTCTCAAGATTCGTCATGTTTAAGCTGGCTAGACAAACAACCTTCAAACTCGGTCATTTATATTGCTTTTGGCAGCACAGCACTGTTTTCCCAGAAGCAGTTTGATGAAATAGCACTTGGTCTTGAACTATCAGGGCAATTGTTTTTATGGGTTGTACGATCAAACATCGTCAACAGATCATCAGCTGAATTCCCTGATGGCTTTCTGGAAAGAACATCCAGCCGGGGAAAGATTGTTGAATGGGCGCCTCAAGAAAAGGTTCTTGCTCATACTTCAGTTTCTTGTTTCGTTTCACATTGTGGATGGAACTCAACAATGGAGGGAGTGAGCCACGGGCAACCATTTCTGTGCTGGCCTTATTTCTGGGATCAATTTCAGAACAAGAGCTATATCTGTGACGCGTGGAAAGTTGGTCTGGAACTCAAGTACGACGAAGATGGGATCATATCCAGGCATGAGATCAAGACTAAGATTGATCAACTATTAACTGATGATGGTATCAAGGCAAATGCATTGAAGCTGATGGGGGATGCCAGAAAGAGTGTAAATGAAGGGGGCTCTTCGTACCAGAATTTTGAAAGCTTGATCAAGTACCTAAAAGCCTGA
- the LOC108193342 gene encoding mitochondrial carnitine/acylcarnitine carrier-like protein, translated as MGDVAKDLTAGTVGGAAQLICGHPFDTIKVKLQSQPVPLPGQPPKFSGAIDAVRKTVAAEGAGGLFKGMGAPLATVAAFNAVLFSVRGQMEAFLRSAPGSPLTIEQQIVCGAGAGVAVSFLACPTELIKCRLQAQSALADVGSSGVAVKYGGPMDVAKHVLRSAGMKGLFKGLVPTMAREIPGNAAMFGVYEGLKQYIAGGQDTSKLGRGSLMLAGGFAGGAFWIFVYPTDVVKSAIQVDDYKNPKYSGSINAFKKILASEGAKGLYKGFGPAMARSVPANAACFLAYEVTRSSLG; from the exons ATGGGTGACGTGGCTAAGGACTTGACTGCTGGCACAGTTGGAGGAGCAGCACAGTTGATATGTGGGCACCCTTTCGACACCATCAAGGTCAAACTGCAAAGCCAACCAGTGCCACTACCTGGTCAGCCTCCTAAGTTCTCTGGAGCAATAGATGCCGTGAGAAAGACTGTAGCAGCTGAAGGTGCAGGGGGGCTGTTCAAAGGTATGGGCGCCCCACTTGCTACTGTTGCAGCTTTCAACGCCGTACTTTTCTCAGTAAGAGGACAGATGGAGGCATTTTTAAGGTCAGCACCTGGTTCTCCGCTGACAATTGAACAGCAAATTGTTTGTGGAGCTGGGGCTGGAGTTGCTGTCTCCTTCTTGGCCTGCCCAACTGAATTGATCAAGTGCAG ATTGCAAGCCCAGAGCGCACTAGCAGATGTTGGCTCATCTGGCGTTGCAGTAAAGTATGGGGGACCTATGGATGTAGCAAAGCATGTTCTTCGATCAGCAGGTATGAAGGGTCTGTTCAAGGGATTGGTGCCAACAATGGCGCGTGAAATTCCAGGAAATGCTGCTATGTTTGGTGTATATGAAGGCCTAAAGCAATACATAGCAGGAGGTCAAGACACATCAAAACTGGGACGAGGCTCTTTAATGTTAGCAGGAGGCTTTGCTGGAGGAGCATTTTGGATATTTGTATACCCTACTGATGTGGTGAAGAGTGCGATTCAGGTTGATGACTACAAAAATCCAAAATATTCTGGCTCAATTAATGCTTTTAAAAAGATCTTAGCTTCAGAAGGTGCCAAAGGGCTGTACAAAGGTTTTGGTCCTGCCATGGCTCGAAGTGTTCCTGCAAATGCAGCATGCTTTTTGGCATATGAGGTGACAAGGTCTAGTTTGGGGTGA